A single Parabacteroides timonensis DNA region contains:
- a CDS encoding acyl carrier protein, producing the protein MANTELIQKINEKLSEEFEIDIELIQPDAPLMQTLELDSLDLVDMVVLVEHNFGFTLKAQDFVGIKTFQDFYDFIDSRVNE; encoded by the coding sequence ATGGCAAATACAGAATTAATTCAAAAAATAAACGAGAAACTATCGGAAGAGTTCGAAATAGATATTGAACTGATACAGCCCGATGCCCCGTTGATGCAGACACTCGAACTGGACAGTCTCGACCTGGTGGACATGGTCGTACTGGTGGAACATAACTTCGGGTTTACATTGAAGGCACAGGATTTTGTCGGGATCAAAACGTTCCAGGACTTTTACGATTTCATTGACTCACGTGTGAATGAGTAA